A section of the Paenibacillus aurantius genome encodes:
- a CDS encoding alpha-galactosidase — protein sequence MDVEGGTFNFSNERKIVEFATDQGLKLSRFSLSEGVSWLNPNVCHAVFALYADGKRIDGQTENLTVLETGNRNLHDGSVHFVARMQYEPDGLEIAYHSILYKGTALTEIWLEIRNNGSKTVNVERVDSFLLSVPKAEYELMYYTSGWGAEFESVRETLSGAQRLETTKGRSSNGQHPWFTLFRDNGELLTASAMWSGNWVFRFEPSAAGGYEISGGLHDWEFSKELSPGDSMESVHVAVALGSGNDLNTTSISFARAGRNHWYPRNELSESLPAEWNHWWSYEDIHINEERFLANTDAAARLGLELCTLDAGWFGPTDDGTHWFDYRGDWDLVNTVRFPRGIRVLADHVHEKGMKFGLWCEMEALGQSARLAETHPEFVATRGSERLGYVCFGNPEVQEWAYQTLDRLITDYSCDWIKLDFNLDPGAGCSRTDHGHGAGDGLFEHYQGYYRTLQRVRDKHPNVVLENCASGGLRIDLGILRQTHTTFLSDADWPEHSLQTVWGASTMLAPDVCLHWSWSEWMGNHPKQTFDPRSPELKPHQLDFYTRISMLGQYGFSQKLPDLPAWVADRWEEHTLFYKNVVKKFVRKADVYRLTAQPKREGRGDRWPAFQYSLPEGDEHLVFVFRLHGAEAERTIYFHNLVKEQPYEVAWLSKDHTVKKTGHELMNDGLRFHDLLEEDSALLRLRRFRRHLKEENAGRCRGG from the coding sequence ATGGACGTCGAAGGCGGGACCTTCAACTTTTCCAATGAACGAAAGATCGTGGAATTCGCCACGGATCAGGGTCTGAAACTAAGCCGGTTTTCTCTTTCCGAGGGGGTTTCTTGGTTAAATCCGAACGTTTGCCATGCGGTTTTTGCCTTGTATGCGGACGGGAAGCGGATCGATGGCCAAACGGAGAACCTGACCGTCCTAGAAACCGGGAATCGAAACTTGCATGACGGTTCCGTTCATTTTGTTGCCCGTATGCAATATGAACCGGACGGGCTTGAAATCGCTTACCATTCCATCCTGTATAAGGGTACCGCTCTCACGGAGATCTGGCTTGAGATTCGGAACAACGGTTCCAAAACGGTGAACGTCGAGCGGGTGGATTCCTTTCTTCTGTCGGTTCCCAAGGCAGAATACGAGTTGATGTATTACACCAGCGGCTGGGGAGCGGAATTTGAAAGTGTCCGGGAAACGTTGTCGGGCGCCCAGCGGCTCGAAACCACAAAGGGACGTTCCTCGAATGGGCAGCATCCCTGGTTTACGCTATTCCGGGACAACGGAGAACTGTTGACCGCCAGCGCGATGTGGTCGGGGAACTGGGTGTTCCGCTTCGAGCCGTCGGCGGCCGGAGGCTATGAAATCAGCGGAGGACTCCATGATTGGGAGTTCAGCAAAGAGCTTTCGCCGGGAGATTCGATGGAAAGCGTCCATGTGGCGGTTGCCCTCGGTTCCGGCAACGATCTGAATACCACCTCGATTTCGTTTGCCCGCGCAGGAAGAAACCATTGGTATCCGCGCAACGAATTGTCTGAATCTCTCCCGGCCGAGTGGAACCATTGGTGGAGCTATGAAGACATCCATATTAACGAAGAGCGGTTTCTGGCCAATACGGATGCCGCAGCCCGGTTGGGCCTGGAACTGTGTACGCTGGATGCGGGTTGGTTCGGGCCGACGGACGACGGCACTCACTGGTTTGACTACCGGGGAGACTGGGATCTTGTGAACACCGTTCGCTTTCCGCGGGGCATTCGAGTATTGGCGGATCATGTTCATGAAAAGGGCATGAAGTTCGGCCTCTGGTGCGAAATGGAAGCCTTGGGCCAGAGCGCCCGGCTCGCGGAGACGCATCCAGAATTTGTCGCCACCCGCGGCAGCGAAAGGCTTGGTTATGTTTGCTTCGGCAATCCCGAAGTCCAAGAGTGGGCTTATCAAACCCTGGACCGCCTGATCACCGATTACAGCTGCGACTGGATCAAGCTTGACTTCAACCTCGATCCCGGTGCGGGCTGCAGCCGGACCGACCATGGACACGGCGCCGGAGACGGTTTGTTCGAGCATTATCAAGGCTACTACCGGACTCTTCAGAGAGTAAGAGACAAGCATCCTAACGTGGTGCTGGAAAACTGTGCGTCAGGCGGACTTCGGATCGACCTGGGCATCCTGCGGCAGACGCATACGACCTTCCTCAGCGATGCCGATTGGCCGGAACACAGCCTGCAGACAGTCTGGGGCGCGTCAACCATGCTGGCGCCCGACGTATGTCTGCATTGGAGCTGGTCCGAATGGATGGGGAACCATCCGAAGCAAACTTTTGACCCGCGAAGTCCCGAATTAAAACCGCATCAGTTGGACTTTTACACCCGCATTTCCATGCTTGGGCAATACGGCTTCTCACAAAAGCTTCCCGATCTTCCCGCATGGGTTGCGGATCGATGGGAAGAACACACGCTCTTCTACAAGAATGTCGTGAAAAAGTTTGTGCGGAAAGCCGACGTGTACCGGTTGACCGCGCAGCCCAAACGGGAGGGCCGGGGAGACCGCTGGCCGGCATTCCAGTACAGCCTGCCGGAAGGAGACGAACATTTGGTATTCGTCTTCCGTCTGCATGGTGCCGAGGCGGAAAGGACTATCTACTTCCACAACCTGGTGAAGGAACAGCCATATGAGGTCGCCTGGCTGTCGAAGGACCATACGGTCAAGAAAACAGGTCACGAATTAATGAACGATGGTTTGCG